One stretch of Prunus persica cultivar Lovell chromosome G1, Prunus_persica_NCBIv2, whole genome shotgun sequence DNA includes these proteins:
- the LOC18791057 gene encoding cytochrome P450 CYP82D47 — MEFFNLSCSSDLLIPLVAAAFSLFLYSLLMKSRGERKSPPKAGGARPIIGHLHLLGGSKPPHLVLGKMAERYGPIFTVNIGVHKALIVSSSEIAKECFTTNDKVFASRPKFMAAEIMAYNYAFLPFSPYSHYSRQVRKIVLLEVLSNSRLEMLKHVRESEVKASMKGIYERCVTNGKSSTGSNKALVEMREWFLDINENIVFRMIVGKRFGEATSSNSKGSNYYLKKETYMDFLRLSGTFVLSDAIPWLRWLDLGGHERAMKKVAKELDLVFNGWLEEHKQKRKISGQVKGDDDQLDFMDVMLSILDVDGANEITTDYDADTVNKATSMALIVAGVEAPAVQMTWALALLLNNREALKKAQEELDQIIGKGRQVKESDIKNLVYLQAIIKESTRLYPAGPLSLPHESTEDCMVGDYHVPAGTRLFVNLSKLHRDPRVWSEPNEFRPERFLTTHKSFDVKGHDFELIPFGSGRRMCPGMSLALKVIALTLASLLHGFEIATPTDEPVDMVETVGLTNNKATPLEVLFTPRLPAQLYE; from the exons ATGGAGTTTTTTAACCTCTCATGCTCATCTGATCTTTTGATACCTCTTGTGGCAGCTGCCTTTTCACTCTTTCTTTACTCTCTCTTAATGAAATCAAGAGGGGAAAGAAAATCACCACCAAAAGCTGGGGGTGCGAGGCCTATAATCGGTCACCTCCACTTACTAGGAGGGTCAAAACCACCCCATTTAGTTTTGGGTAAAATGGCTGAGAGGTATGGGCCAATCTTCACCGTAAATATAGGAGTGCATAAAGCTCTGATTGTAAGCAGCTCAGAAATAGCAAAAGAGTGTTTTACTACCAACGACAAAGTGTTTGCTAGTCGTCCGAAATTCATGGCGGCCGAAATCATGGCCTACAACTATGCCTTCCTCCCCTTCAGCCCTTACAGCCACTACTCTCGCCAAGTTCGCAAGATAGTTCTGCTTGAGGTTCTCTCCAACAGCCGCCTTGAGATGCTCAAACACGTTCGAGAATCCGAAGTCAAGGCGTCCATGAAAGGAATATACGAGCGATGCGTGACCAACGGGAAGAGCAGTACCGGTTCGAACAAGGCGTTGGTGGAGATGAGGGAATGGTTTTTGGACATAAATGAAAACATTGTGTTTAGGATGATTGTAGGGAAACGATTTGGGGAAGCTACAAGCTCAAATTCCAAAGGCAGTAACTATTATTTAAAGAAGGAGACGTACATGGATTTTCTGAGATTGTCTGGGACTTTTGTGCTGTCCGATGCGATTCCCTGGTTGAGGTGGTTGGACTTGGGTGGCCATGAGAGGGCCATGAAGAAGGTAGCCAAGGAGCTTGATCTTGTGTTTAATGGATGGCTAGAAGAGCACAAGCAGAAGAGGAAGATTTCAGGCCAAGTGAAGGGTGATGATGATCAGCTTGATTTCATGGATGTGATGCTTTCCATTCTTGATGTTGATGGTGCTAATGAGATTACTACAGATTATGATGCTGATACTGTCAACAAAGCAACTTCCATG GCTCTTATAGTAGCCGGCGTAGAGGCGCCTGCGGTGCAGATGACATGGGCTCTGGCTTTACTTCTCAACAACCGCGAAGCTCTCAAGAAGGCTCAGGAAGAGCTAGACCAAATCATTGGTAAAGGCAGACAAGTGAAGGAATCAGACATCAAGAACTTGGTCTATCTCCAAGCCATTATTAAAGAATCAACGCGTTTATACCCTGCTGGACCATTATCCCTGCCTCACGAGTCGACTGAAGATTGCATGGTCGGTGACTATCATGTCCCGGCAGGCACGCGCCTCTTTGTTAACCTTTCAAAGCTTCATCGAGACCCGAGGGTTTGGTCCGAACCGAATGAGTTTCGACCAGAGCGATTTCTCACAACCCACAAGAGCTTTGACGTTAAGGGTCATGATTTCGAGTTAATTCCATTTGGAAGTGGTAGAAGAATGTGTCCTGGAATGTCACTTGCCCTTAAGGTTATAGCATTAACACTTGCTTCTTTGCTTCACGGTTTTGAAATTGCAACTCCAACGGATGAGCCGGTCGACATGGTTGAGACGGTGGGACTGACCAACAATAAAGCTACCCCACTTGAAGTCCTTTTCACTCCACGCCTTCCTGCTCAACTATATGAGTGA
- the LOC18792068 gene encoding probable rhamnogalacturonate lyase B, translated as MPPIGVKLLIQDRHVMMDNGIVQVTLSNPDGIVTGIRFNGIDNLLEIRNEEINRGYWDLVWSSASTGTTGIFDVIKGTSFRVIMESEEQVELSFTRAWDPSQQGKLVPLNIDKRFIMLRGSSGFYSYAIYEHLREWPGFELGETRIAFKLRKDKFHYMAMADNRQRNMPLPDDRLPSRGQALAFPEAVLLVNPVEPEFKGEVDDKYQYSCDNKDNKVHGWICTEPPVGFWQITPSNEFRSGGPFKQNLTSHVGPTTLAMFLSAHYSGEDLVPKFAAGEQWKKVFGPVFMYANSAYEGDDPLSLWEDAKSQMMMEVQCWPYSFPASEDFPKSHQRGSVSGRLLIRDRYISDDYIFAQGAYVGLAPQGDVGSWQRECKNYQFWTTADENGYFLIDGIRTGDYNLNATVPGFIGDYQYEVVLTITSGCEVEMGDLVYEPPRNGPTLWEIGIPDRSAAEFYVPDPNPKYINKLFVDHPDRFRQYGLWERYSDLYPEKDLVYTVGVSDYSKDWFFAQVNRKKDDNKYQGTTWQIKFNLDTVDQSGPYKLRLAIASATLSELQVRVNDPKAYPPLFSSGMIGKDNSIARHGIHGLYWLFNVDIPSSRIIEGDNIIYLTQPRSTSPFQGIMYDYIRLEGPPSLSSKRET; from the exons ATGCCACCTATTGGGGTGAAATTACTCATTCAAGATCGCCAT GTGATGATGGATAATGGGATTGTCCAAGTGACATTATCAAACCCAGACGGAATAGTCACTGGAATTCGATTCAATGGCATCGATAACTTGCTGGAGATTCGTAATGAGGAAATTAACAGAGG GTACTGGGACCTTGTTTGGAGTTCAGCCAGTACTGGAACAACAGGaatatttgatgt GATCAAAGGAACAAGTTTTAGGGTTATAATGGAAAGTGAAGAACAAGTTGAGCTCTCTTTCACAAGAGCCTGGGATCCCTCCCAACAGGGCAAGCTCGTACCCTTAAATATTGATAAAAG GTTCATTATGCTTCGAGGTTCCTCAGGCTTCTACTCCTACGCCATTTACGAGCACTTGAGGGAATGGCCTGGTTTCGAGCTTGGAGAAACCAGAATTGCGTTCAAACTCAGAAAAGACAA GTTTCACTACATGGCCATGGCAGACAATAGGCAAAGAAACATGCCATTGCCTGATGACCGTTTACCGTCGAGAGGCCAAGCCCTAGCCTTCCCAGAGGCAGTTCTTCTTGTCAATCCTGTGGAGCCAGAGTTCAAAGGAGAA GTGGATGACAAGTACCAATACTCATGCGACAACAAGGATAATAAAGTACATGGGTGGATATGCACTGAGCCACCAGTAGGGTTCTGGCAAATTACACCAAGCAATGAGTTCCGATCTGGTGGACCCTTTAAACAGAACCTTACCTCCCATGTTGGCCCCACCACCCTTGCT ATGTTTCTAAGCGCTCATTATTCTGGAGAGGATTTGGTGCCAAAATTTGCAGCGGGTGAGCAATGGAAGAAAGTTTTTGGGCCAGTTTTTATGTATGCTAATTCTGCATATGAAGGAGATGATCCGCTTTCGTTATGGGAGGATGCTAAATCACAG ATGATGATGGAAGTCCAATGCTGGCCCTACAGTTTCCCAGCATCTGAGGATTTTCCCAAGTCACACCAACGGGGTAGTGTTAGTGGTAGACTACTTATTCGAGACAG ATATATCAGCGATGACTACATATTTGCCCAGGGTGCATATGTTGGGTTAGCCCCGCAAGGAGACGTTGGATCGTGGCAAAGAGAATGCAAG AACTATCAATTCTGGACGACAGCAGACGAGAATGGCTACTTTCTCATCGACGGCATACGCACTGGCGATTATAATCTTAATGCAACGGTCCCTGGTTTTATCGGAGATTATCAATACGAAGTCGTTCTCACTATAACCTCAG GTTGTGAGGTTGAGATGGGTGATCTTGTGTATGAGCCTCCTAGAAATGGCCCTACTTTATGGGAAATAGGCATTCCTGATCGATCTGCTGCAGAGTTTTATGTTCCTGACCCTAATCCAAAGTACATTAACAAACTCTTTGTCGACCATCCAGACAG GTTTAGGCAGTATGGATTGTGGGAAAGATACTCAGACTTATATCCTGAAAAAGACTTGGTTTACACAGTTGGTGTCAGTGACTATAGCAAAGACTGGTTCTTCGCTCAGGTTAACAG gAAGAAAGATGATAATAAATATCAAGGAACTACTTGgcaaatcaaattcaatctTGACACTGTAGACCAGAGTGGTCCCTATAAGCTGAGACTAGCAATTGCATCAGCAACTCTCTCTGAATTGCAG gTTCGGGTAAACGATCCAAAAGCATATCCTCCTCTTTTCTCAAGTGGGATGATAGGTAAGGACAATTCAATAGCAAGGCATGGAATTCATGGGCTATATTGGCTTTTCAATGTCGATATACCTAGCTCTCGAATTATTGAGGGAGATAATATTATCTATTTGACGCAACCAAGAAGCACAAGTCCTTTTCAAGGAATCATGTATGATTATATTCGTTTAGAAGGGCCCCCATCACTAAGTTCCAAAAGAGAGACTTGA
- the LOC18792883 gene encoding probable rhamnogalacturonate lyase B, which produces MSTAGVRLHIQGGHVVMDNGILQVTLSNPDGIVTGIRYNGIDNVLEPLNKETNRGYWDLVWSAPGSKGIFDVIKGTSFRVIVDNGEQVEVSFTRMWDPSLEGKYVPLNIDKRFVMLRASSGFYSYAIYEHLKDWPDFEIGETRITFKLRKDKFQYMAVSDNRQRYMPLPDDRLPGRCQTLAYPEAVLLENPKMKELAGEVDDKYQYSCENKDNKVHGWICTNPPVGFWQITPSDEFRSGGPHKQNLTSHVGPTTLAMFLSGHYAGQDLVPKFRGGEPWKKVFGPVFIYLNSSAIKDDPFWLWEDAKIQMMTEVQSWPYSFPASEDFQKSDQRGNVSGRLLVLDRYICEELIPANGAYVGLAPPGDVGSWQRECKDYQFWMRADDRGYFSISNIRTGTYNLFAWVPGFIGDYRYDAVINITSGSFIEMGDLVFEPPRDGPTLWEIGIPDRSAAEFYVPDPDPNHINRLFVNHPDRFRQYGLWNRYAESYPHEDLVYIVGVSDYAKDWFFAQVPRQKENGHEGTTWQIRFELRNVDRNSTYKLRVAIASATLAELQVRINDPNSRRPLFTSGLIGRDNSVARHGIHGIYWLYNVNVPGAQLVDGTNTFFFKQPRCTSPFQGLMYDYIRFEGPPSCGSSSS; this is translated from the exons ATGTCAACTGCAGGGGTGAGGCTGCATATTCAAGGTGGCCAT GTGGTGATGGATAATGGCATACTCCAAGTTACCTTATCAAACCCGGATGGCATTGTCACTGGAATACGATATAATGGGATTGATAATGTGCTTGAACCTCTCAATAAGGAAACTAACAGAGG GTACTGGGACCTTGTTTGGAGTGCACCAGGAAGTAAGGGAATATTTGATGT GATAAAAGGTACAAGTTTTAGAGTTATTGTGGACAATGGGGAGCAGGTCGAGGTCTCATTTACAAGAATGTGGGATCCCTCCCTTGAGGGGAAATATGTTCCGCTAAACATAGACAAAAG GTTTGTAATGCTGCGTGCTTCCTCGGGCTTCTACTCCTATGCAATTTATGAGCACTTGAAGGATTGGCCTGATTTCGAGATTGGTGAAACTAGAATAACTTTCAAATTGAGAAAAGACAA GTTCCAATACATGGCTGTATCAGACAACAGGCAAAGGTACATGCCCCTACCTGATGACCGGTTACCAGGAAGATGCCAAACACTGGCCTACCCAGAAGCAGTCCTACTTGAAAATCCCAAGATGAAAGAGCTTGCTGGAGAG GTGGATGACAAGTATCAATACTCGTGTGAGAACAAAGATAATAAGGTTCATGGGTGGATATGCACCAACCCACCAGTTGGGTTCTGGCAGATCACGCCTAGTGATGAATTCCGATCGGGCGGACCTCACAAACAGAACCTAACCTCACATGTCGGCCCTACCACTCTTGCT ATGTTTCTGAGTGGTCATTATGCGGGACAAGATCTGGTGCCAAAATTTAGAGGTGGTGAACCATGGAAGAAGGTTTTTGGCCCTGTTTTTATCTATCTTAATTCTTCTGCAATTAAAGATGATCCATTTTGGCTATGGGAGGATGCTAAAATACAG ATGATGACAGAAGTACAAAGCTGGCCATATAGTTTCCCAGCTTCTGAGGATTTCCAAAAGTCGGATCAACGGGGTAATGTGAGTGGTAGACTACTTGTTTTGGACAG GTATATTTGTGAAGAACTCATACCAGCAAATGGTGCGTATGTTGGTCTGGCCCCACCAGGAGATGTAGGATCATGGCAAAGAGAATGCAAG GACTATCAATTCTGGATGAGGGCAGATGACCGTGGCTATTTTTCAATTAGCAACATACGTACTGGCACATATAATCTTTTTGCATGGGTACCTGGTTTTATTGGAGATTATCGGTATGATGCTGTCATTAACATAACCTCAG GTTCTTTTATTGAAATGGGTGATCTTGTGTTTGAACCTCCAAGAGATGGGCCAACATTGTGGGAAATAGGCATTCCGGATCGTTCTGCTGCAGAGTTTTATGTTCCTGATCCTGATCCAAATCATATTAACAGATTGTTTGTTAATCATCCTGACAG GTTCAGACAGTATGGGCTGTGGAACAGATATGCTGAGTCATATCCTCATGAGGACTTGGTGTACATTGTTGGTGTTAGTGATTATGCTAAAGATTGGTTCTTTGCTCAGGTTCCCAG GCAAAAAGAGAACGGACATGAAGGAACAACATGGCAAATTAGGTTTGAACTAAGAAATGTGGATCGGAACAGCACCTATAAACTACGAGTGGCGATTGCATCTGCAACTCTTGCTGAATTGCAG gTTCGGATTAACGATCCAAATTCGAGGCGACCTCTGTTTACAAGTGGATTGATAGGGAGGGATAACTCGGTTGCAAGACACGGAATTCATGGGATTTACTGGCTGTATAACGTGAATGTACCAGGCGCTCAGCTCGTTGATGGGACTAATACTTTCTTCTTCAAACAACCAAGGTGCACCAGTCCTTTCCAAGGACTCATGTATGATTATATTCGATTTGAAGGTCCCCCATCTTGTGGTTCGAGTTCATCTTAG
- the LOC109947633 gene encoding putative disease resistance protein At3g14460, giving the protein MARLANKKNLVRLDMHFGRSDREEGEQREMDEEILNAFEPHPNLERLLVFGYQGNTLFLKWMLSLHNLRWLEVVRLPFCKFLAPLGKLPCLEYFKMDGMKSLKKVGVEFLGLNETTQQTKTILSFPKLKTLVFKGMGEWEEWEGVEGWREDDDSEITIMPSLSHLWIMRCPQLKTLPDFLWKTPLHNLTVSSCSLLQGWEEGRRRESDQVSHIPNIKIDDQFVRKDGVWMDQPDTTENP; this is encoded by the coding sequence ATGGCGCGATTAGCGAATAAGAAAAACCTTGTTCGTTTGGATATGCATTTTGGACGCAGTGACCGTGAAGAAGgtgagcagagagaaatgGATGAAGAAATATTGAATGCCTTTGAACCACATCCAAATTTGGAGAGGTTACTTGTCTTTGGTTACCAGGGTAACACCCTGTTTCTCAAATGGATGTTGTCATTGCATAACTTGAGATGGCTTGAAGTTGTAAGGCTTCCATTCTGTAAGTTTCTGGCTCCTCTTGGGAAGTTGCCGTGccttgaatattttaaaatggatGGAATGAAGAGTTTGAAAAAGGTGGGAGTGGAGTTTCTGGGTTTAAATGAAACAACgcagcaaacaaaaacaatactATCATtcccaaaattgaaaacactCGTATTCAAAGGCATGGGGGAGTGGGAAGAGTGGGAAGGAGTGGAAGGGTGGAgggaagatgatgattctgaaatCACGATAATGCCATCTCTTTCGCACTTGTGGATCATGCGCTGTCCTCAGCTGAAAACACTACCAGACTTCCTGTGGAAGACACCACTGCACAACTTGACCGTCTCTAGTTGTTCGCTTCTCCAAGGTTGGGAAGAAGGAAGACGCAGGGAGTCGGACCAGGTGTCTCACATcccaaacattaaaattgatgATCAGTTTGTACGAAAAGACGGAGTTTGGATGGATCAGCCAGACACAACAGAGAATCCATGA
- the LOC18790373 gene encoding XIAP-associated factor 1: MAVASEGATIICNHCDRAVPSSNIDLHSAHCFRNLEKCKVCGDMVPKKYAKEHYSDTHAPVACSLCSETMEREILAVHKGENCPQRIVTCEFCEFPLPAIDLAEHQEVCGNRTELCHLCNKYIRLRERYNHEISCTGVPDNTVSSSRDARAAERGQGPQRRQPNEFSRKRLIFTIALTGIAVLLGSLFFGRKTEDNQVVH, from the exons ATGGCTGTTGCATCTGAAGGAGCAACTATAATATGCAATCACtg TGACAGAGCTGTCCCCTCGTCAAATATTGATTTGCATTCTGCTCATTGCTTCCGCAATCTAGAAAAATGTAAAGTCTGTGGTGATATGGTTCCGAAAAAATATGCTAAGGAACATTACTCGGACACCCATGCTCCG GTAGCCTGTTCACTTTGTAGCGAGACAATGGAACGTGAAATATTAGCTGTCCACAAAGGTGAAAATTGCCCTCAAAGAATTGTCACATGTGAGTTCTGTGAGTTCCCATTGCCTGCAATTGATCTAGCTGAGCATCAG gAAGTATGTGGGAATCGGACGGAACTTTGTCATCTTTGTAACAAATACATTAGACTGCGAGAAAGATACAACCATGAAATTAGCTGCACTGGTGTCCCAGATAATACCGTGTCATCTTCCAG GGATGCTAGGGCTGCTGAAAGAGGGCAAGGTCCCCAAAGAAGACAGCCGAATGAGTTTTCACGGAAACGGCTTATATTCACCATTGCACTAACAGGCATTGCTGTCCTATTAGGATCGCTATTTTTCGGGAGAAAGACAGAAGACAATCAAGTAGTGCATTAG